In a genomic window of Gossypium arboreum isolate Shixiya-1 chromosome 9, ASM2569848v2, whole genome shotgun sequence:
- the LOC108456271 gene encoding aluminum-activated malate transporter 8: protein MDIDSTAQDKARFFAGAWGRVKALPGKLKAKVTSTAKSIKKLGQDDPRRLTHSLKVGLALTLVSLLYYARPIYDGFGVSGMWAVLTVVVVFEFTVGGTLSKSLNRGFATFLAGALGLGADYFASLFGKNGEPIVLGILVFLLAAAATFSRFFPRIKARYDYGVLIFILTFSLVAVSGYRVNELVVLAHQRLSTIIMGGATCMLISIFVCPVWAGEDLHKAIASNLEKLATYLEGFGGVYFQSSEIDGMGTGKSFPQGYKSILNSKSSEESLANFARWEPGHGRFRLRHPWKHYLKIGALARQCAYQIEAINGCIGSDHIHGSEEFKGKIEGSCTRMSAECGKTLKALAKSMKTMTDPYSSANTHVENSKAAMKDLKFALKAASLENADLAAILPAATVGSILVEIVKCVEKISEAVHELSQLAHFEKETVEPTVSPEKPPQLLHRGIIQPVLDGDSTANDNAVITIHDIISTDSPENGKACDQHQVPKPGQKIEAL from the exons ATGGATATTGATTCAACAGCCCAAGATAAAGCCAGATTTTTTGCGGGTGCTTGGGGCAGGGTTAAGGCCTTGCCTGGCAAATTGAAGGCCAAGGTTACATCAACAGCTAAGAGCATCAAAAAGCTTGGCCAAGATGACCCAAGAAGGCTTACTCACTCCCTGAAAGTGGGACTTGCTCTCACATTGGTGTCACTATTGTACTATGCTAGGCCTATCTATGATGGTTTTGGGGTGTCGGGAATGTGGGCGGTGCTAACAGTTGTGGTCGTATTTGAATTCACAGTGG GTGGAACTCTAAGCAAGAGTTTAAATAGAGGCTTTGCTACATTTCTCGCCGGTGCTCTTGGACTTGGAGCAGATTACTTTGCAAGTCTCTTCGGAAAGAACGGAGAACCCATTGTCCTTGGAATCCTTGTTTTCCTTTtag CGGCAGCAGCAACATTTTCAAGATTCTTTCCAAGGATCAAGGCAAGATATGATTATGGGGTGCTGATATTTATACTGACATTCAGTTTGGTAGCTGTTTCGGGGTACCGAGTTAATGAACTGGTAGTTTTGGCTCACCAACGACTCTCAACAATTATAATGGGAGGAGCAACCTGCATGCTTATATCTATATTTGTTTGTCCAGTATGGGCCGGTGAAGATCTTCACAAGGCCATCGCTTCCAACCTCGAAAAGCTTGCTACTTACCTTGAAG GATTTGGAGGTGTATATTTTCAATCCTCTGAAATTGATGGCATGGGCACCGGCAAGTCATTTCCTCAGGGATATAAAAGTATTCTCAACTCAAAGAGCAGTGAAGAATCTTTG GCAAATTTTGCAAGATGGGAACCTGGACATGGACGCTTTCGCCTCCGTCACCCATGGAAACACTATTTAAAGATTGGAGCCCTTGCTCGACAATGTGCATACCAGATTGAAGCTATTAATGGCTGCATCGGCTCTGATCATATCCAT GGATCAGAAGAATTCAAAGGTAAAATAGAAGGATCATGTACAAGAATGAGTGCAGAATGTGGGAAAACACTAAAAGCATTAGCCAAATCAATGAAAACAATGACAGATCCATATTCTTCAGCCAATACCCATGTGGAGAACTCCAAAGCCGCCATGAAAGACCTCAAGTTCGCCCTCAAAGCTGCTTCTTTAGAGAATGCAGACTTGGCAGCAATATTACCAGCAGCCACAGTGGGTTCGATCTTGGTTGAGATAGTGAAATGCGTTGAGAAAATATCAGAAGCAGTCCATGAACTTTCCCAACTAGCTCACTTCGAAAAGGAGACAGTGGAACCAACTGTTTCACCCGAGAAACCACCGCAGTTGCTTCATAGGGGAATAATCCAACCTGTTTTGGATGGTGATAGCACCGCCAACGATAATGCTGTTATCACAATACACGATATTATATCCACCGATTCGCCAGAGAATGGGAAGGCTTGTGATCAGCATCAAGTGCCAAAGCCTGGCCAAAAAATAGAAGCACTGTAA